Genomic window (Ctenopharyngodon idella isolate HZGC_01 chromosome 20, HZGC01, whole genome shotgun sequence):
tttgatgaataaaaccAGGCGTGTTATACAAGAAGCATGACTTTATTATCTGCacaaagtttattatctgcacTGACGCTGATTATACATGCTGAATTGGCCTAAAAACGGTGCACTgggaaaacttagtcggccaaTGCTTAAAAACGGTCCGACGTTGCCCGACGGCCAAtcgttggcttggtgtgtcccgGGCTTTTGGCTGTCATCCTCATAATGGAATATGTCAGATAAGACATCTATAGGTCATACTGTAGGTTTGGCTTTTTACAGAAAGCAGACTATACAAACTATACAAATGCAAAGTTATATGCACATACAGAAATGTATAATTCTGCAATCTCTATGTCTCTCACCTCAAGGCTAAAACACTCAAACATTTCCATTGTTGATAAGTTGTTCTTGTTTAAAGAGTGTTTATAGTGTGTTTTGCCTAAAGTGAATAAAAACTTCCACACTGGAGTTTTACgaatgtatgtaaaattcattcttctacagcatttatttgttttatacagtataagaatacatacattttaatgtgtagGCCTATTTAAATGACACTTCAtttcataaaatcattttaaaagtacaaaacatatggacacttaaagggttagttcacccaaaaatgaaaatgtcattaattacagaacacaaattaagatatttttgataaaatctgatggctcagtgaggcctctattgccagcaagataattaacgctttcagatgcccagaaagctactaaagacatatttaaaacagttcatgtgactacagtggttcaaccttaatgttataaagcgacaagaatactttttgtgcaccaaaataatgactttattcaacaatatctagtgatgggcgatttcaaagccatgaagctttgaagctttacgaatcttttgttttgaatcagtggttcggagcgtgtgtcaaactgccaaagtcacatcccccagtggtgaaccattgaaattttgaaacaattatgatgtaaaaaaaaaagcctcgtttactgaaatcacgtgactttagcagttttatacacgctccaaaccactgattcaaaacaaaagatttgtaaagcttcgaagcttcatgaagcagtgttttgaaatcacccatcactagatattgttgaatgaagtcattattttggcacacaaaaagtattcttgtctcttcataacattaaggttgaaccactgtagtcaatgaactgttttaaatatctcTTTAATAGATAACactctgaaagtgttaattatcttgctggcaatggaggcctcactgacccatcggattttatcaaaaatatcttaatttgtgttctgaagatgaacgaaggtcttatgggtgtagaacgacatgacggtgagtaattaatgacaaattttcatttttgggtgaattaactcCTTAACAGCTTAAAGCCGAGGACAGTCAGGCTGCATGCTGTCATGTGTTTCTATACATATGACCAACTAAGTTAACCAATAATAGTTTAGCTGGTTAGCGTGGTCtagttagcccctgctggtagatgccgTAACTACACCATCAAGATGCGAAGAGTGGGTTTAATTCACAAATAATTGCATGTATTATTCGCACTCACAGGAACCATTTTTCACAGAATAATTCCCGCCATATTCAGGCACGAAAACACATGAAGTTGTTTGCTACTGTCACATACATCTTCTGTTTTTGcttagtttcattgtgttttagtTCTGTTTTCTCTGTTCCTGATTTCCTTGTGTGACCTAGTTTCCTAGTGTGTGCCAGTTTGTTCCTGTGATTCATCATTCCATTAACCTATTGTTCAATTAATTATCTCATTTATTCTGTATAAATATACCGTGTCCCAGtgtccatactatccatcctaaatagtacgTGAGATTGAActaagtgtgtcccaaagcatagtatgttgaaaagagtacACCTACTATTTCACCTAGGTTTTTGAAGTGTGGATCCATGCATACTATGTGTGCGACTATGGCGGATGTGCGACCGACCCATGGTGGAGCCCAGATCTAGGTCGTAAAACCTTACCTTTGTGTGAAGAGGACCAGCCCGCCGCATCACATACGTCTTGAAGAGAAGCCCCTGATAATAAGGCTTTAGAAACCGCCATACTCCTTGTTGAGTGGGCCCGGACAGTCATAGATGAAGGCTGACCAAGCCGACCCATGTGCAAGAGAGATAGCCTCGActacccacttgctcattctctgcttagatgctgggTACCCATTCCTAGGTGacccaaaacacacaaacagttgATCGGATTTACACCACAGGGCAGCACTGTGGACATACACATCTAATGTTCTGACTGGGCAAAGCAGATTTAATTTCTCCTGGTCCTATGTTTGAAAGAGAGGAGGACAGAAGGCCTGTTGTTGGCTATGTTGGCTAACTGCTGATGGTAACTATTGATGCTTGTGGCCCAGACCTGGCAAAGAGGAGCAGACTGCCGTTTGGGCAGGATCTGGGCTGACACAATGTTGCTATCTGGGTAGCGGATGTCTTATTTGAAGGCCACTTAAAAGtagttgaattcatttttttgcaaacaacatactgtacattgcaaatatttaattaaatactttttttttttttgagttggCATATGCTTCATATAAGCACACTTATGTTTTTGAATGAGTTCTATGTGACACTCTTCAGCTTATTTCTTCTAGATGAACAGAATCAGTTGATCTCCCAACTGTATGTTCTTCTCCCTTGATGCTGCCGGCCTTGGAAAGAATCAACATGTTAAGTGTATAAAAGGCAGTGTTGGTTGTTTGCATCTTTATTGTGGAGCCTCAAGGAGTGACTTTTTTAAGTTCAGAGCTGTTTCATTTAAATCCATGAATCCTTGTGTGAGAGAAGTCATAGAGAATAATACTCTGTTTGGATGTTTCTTCAAAGTAGGGATACTTCATAATGCATCTTAAGGCAGTGAACCTATCTGATGGCTGTCAGGAATATTTCTGTCCAGAGAGATCTGTTTCTTTATCTGTCTATGTGATTCAGTATGTGGCCGCAACAGCTGCGTCTCTTCTGACCGTGTGTGGAAACCTGCTGGTCATCATCTCTGTTAGTCACTTCAAGCAGCTCCACACACCTGCTAACATCCTCATCCTCTCTTTGGCTGTGTCTGATCTGCTGGTCGGAGGTTTTGTGATGCCACTTCATTTGCCTTGGCTCATCGAGTCATGTTGGACTTCTGGACCAGTGATGTGCTTGGTTTTCGATTTTGTGAATTTTCATGTGACAAGCGTGTCTATTCACACTGTGACTCTAATAGCAGTTGATCGGTTTTTGGCTTTAAGTTATCCTTTTTTTTACTCAGAGAAAATCTCACCCACTGTGATCTGCattgcaactttatttaactGGCTATTTTTACTCTTTTATAACTTCACTCTTCTCTTCATTAATGGAAACTTCACTGATGTCACATGTCCaggaaaatgtgtttatattgtaGATAAGGTTTCATTCCTCATTGATCTCCTGGTTGTGTTTCTTGTACCATGTACACTCATCATAATATTATACActcatgtttttgtcattgttaaGAAACATGCGACTGCTATAAGATCCCTTAATGTTCACAACAGCACCTCTAAAAACAGAGTCAGTGACAAATCAGAGCGAAAAGCTGCGATTCTGCTGGGGATTCTGGTCTTTTTGTTTCTCCTGTGTTTACTGCCATATTATATTTGTTCTTTAGTGATTCCATACAGTAATGCTAACTATTTTTTTGtcagagatgttgctgcaataTTTTTCCTTCTGAACTCCACCATTAATCCCATCATTTATGCCTTATTCTTTCCCTGGTTTCAGAAAagcttaaaattaattttcacatttaaagtgtttaataaaAACTCCTCCCTGATGAATGTGATGTAAGCCATTGAATGTAAGACAGAATGTTTCTtctctgtttttattatgtttttcatACATACTTTGTCTAGGtcaatatatttttctacattttgTCATATTAAACATGGGCCTGGACTATAAAACATCAATTGAATATTTCCTCAATTATTGCAGAGATACAGATCATTTAACACACATTGACTTTTTTGACAGACTCCAATAGCGGAGTACTAAAATATTGAGATATTACGCCGGtatgaaaacagttttgttggGGATCTGTGCTactggctgtcgtgtcaatgaggccttcacaggggatggtctagttgacacaatctctgctgacacttcagggatgCATTCTGGTCGTGACTAGGTgcaggtcctccatctgatctggatatggAATGGAAACTGGGGACATTTCCTATTTGAGTGGTCAAAATATCACcaaaatctcatttgttattatctatttattaaaaaacagggacaatacatttttgaatgtttttgtttttattgttgcgGGTTCCTTATAGgctattattacattaataattatgaattagttttattattaggatttttgctctgtttttaatacaatttaccaaaaaaaacttttacatgaTTAATAGTAGCCTAACCACTGTAAaagcagttcaaaacaatatgccTATTATAACATAAGTAtgactttacaaaagcacattacattacaaaaataaaacaacataagaagataaatataaaacggcatttaacaaatattttttaacattattgaatttaatattttaattttcacaagctgtttttagctactgtatacagaaatttcaactgttttaacttttaacaatttttaactattattttgcattttagattCATTTTAGACTCATTTTAATACACGCACAAAGtacatgtattattttattttattttattttttattcatatctgAGTGTACCTTCATCACGTAGTTAAGACGTGTGTGTGGAAATTGCTGCGTTGTGACTGCGGAACTTTTGTGGACgtttaaaattgtgcaaaacaatCTCACACCCTGTTGAGGCCctgttataaaacatacaaacagtattactttcatttaacatgaatagttaGTATGTTACTACCTTGAAACCAATAatgatgtttattttgatatttgactATAATGGCGCTTTACTCTGGTCCAGATCCAGATTACATTCCATTCAAGAATCGGTTGCAACGGTTTTCGGATCACCAGTACACAACCGAGAACATACtcagttacgtatgtaacctcTGTTTCCTGAGATACTGCATATGGGGAAAAGCTCCTTTTTTCCTCgatactgaagcctttttcaataacgcagtgtaactgcatggccattggttcaaactggaaaactttttgaaccaatgacggTGCGACAGAGCTGCATGAGCCTATGGCGATGCAGCACGCCAAAGCCCGCCAGAATGGGCGGGGCGTCTGGCTATATAAGCAAGCATTTCGTCATAGGATTTCAGGTCAATCGACTGAAGTGACGACACTGAGTCATACAGCTCTATGGCACGGCAGCAAACACAGTACTCattccgtatctcagggaaccaacTTTATGTACATAACCGAGTacattccctttcgatacttcactcataCTGCGTGTGGAGAACGAATGCAATCACGCTGTGCCATGGGAGGGAACGACTGAACCTATCTTGGGCACCGGAGGGGCCCAGGGGATAAGTAGGGAGGCAAAAGCCGCCGTGCCCTAATGGTTACAAATGCTAAGAGGGAGCTGGAGCCGACGGGCTATGTAGAGGTGGTCAAATCATGCTGAAGGGACCCGAGCATGCAACGCCAGAACGTCCAAGTTATAGAACCTGACAAATGTGGACGGCGAGGACCAGCCGGCCGCCTCACAGATGTCTTTAATGGAAAGACCAGGCCCACAAGGAGGCCATAcctctagtggagtgggctTGTACTCCCATCGGGCTATCCAGGCCCATAGAGGAGTAACAAATAGCGATAGCGACCACAATCAAACGCAAGAGTCTTTGCTTTGTGACCAGAAGCCCCTTGGTGCGGCCGCCAAAGCACATGAAGAGCTGGTCCGACTGCCAAAAAGGCACGGATTGCTCAATGTAAGTCCTCAATGCCCTAACAGGGCAGAGTAAGTCCAGCTCACGCTCATCCCCTGAGGGAGGTAGCGCCGAGAGGGTAATTACCTGTCAAGAGCACCTTAGGAACGTAGCCATGCCTGGGTTTCAGGACGACCTTCGAGTCATTAAGCCCAAATTCGAGGCATGCAGGGCTCACGGAGAGGGCCTGCAGATCACCTACACGCGTTACCGGTGCTAGAGTCAATAGCAGAGCGGTCTTAAGCGATAGGGGTCGAAGGTCAGCTGTTCAAAGGGAGTGGTTCAAAGGGAGGGCCTTTGAGCGCTCTGAGGACCGATGCTGGTTCCTCCAGAGCGGGGACACCAGGCAAACTTTTGCATAGaggaggaggctgggccagtcgTGGCCAGCGCATCCCTGTCCTTCGAAAAGATTGGGCAGTgagagttgtcttctgaggcaaAGAGGTCAACGTCTGCCTTCCCAAAGAACTCCCAGATTCTGAGAACTGTCCGGGGGTGGAGTGTCCACTCGTCTGAGGGGACATTGCTCCGAGACAGCATGTCTGCTCCCAGGTTCATTTTGCCCGGTACGTGCGATGCTCTCAGCAAATCGCAGGTTGGACAGCGCCCATTCCAAGAGCTGCTTTGCCAGTGCATAGAGACGTCTGGACGAAAGACCGCCATGGTGATTTATGTAGGACACCACCATCATGCTGTATGATAGGACTAAGGCGTGATGTCCCCTCAGGACCGATAGGAAGGTTTGGAGGGCCCGACAAAACTGCTTGCATCTCTGGGCAGTTGATGTACAGCTGACTCTCCTCGCTCGACCATGAGCCGAAGACTGGTCTGCCCTCGCACAGAGCGCTCCAACCCGTGTTGGACGCATCTGTCGAGACCACCATGATTCTGGACCTCACGGCAAAACCACTGAGGGTCCTTCCAGGGGTTCAGAGCTGTTAAACAGGCCTGATTCACCCTGACATGAAAGCGGCTGTGCCGTCAAGCGTGAGGTGGGACCCGAAGGTTTAGCCAGTGCCGCAGAGGCCACATTCGTAGGGGGACAAGCTGTAGAACTGGGGAGGTGGAAGCCATCAGCCCTAGCATCCTCTGGAAAAGCTTCAGAGGAAATGGGCTCTGGTCCTGATAGAAGCCACGAGCTGCTGATTGGCCAGAGCAGTTACCCTATTTTTGAAACAGTTCTGACCAAGTCCAACTCTGCTCCACATTTCGATTGACAGCTGTCACAACGTACTAGTAACCATGTTTACTCCTTTCTTTTCAACCATTGGATAGGATTTTTAAAAAGGCTGTTGTATTTGTGTAAGGCAGGATGTTACTTTTGTCGAAGCGCTGTTAAATACAGGTGAAAAACTACGCagcaaaaagaataaataaaatgctttcataaaatgctttcttaaaaaggcaaaaaaacgCATGCACGTTTTGCTAATATGATAATTAAAAACCAACACACTGATGAAAATGCAGGACATTTTCTCTATATGCGACTTGCGGGACAAGGGGTGAAAATGCTGTGCGGTACAACGCAAAGCGGGACGGGTGGTCACCCTacatagatgccattcttcttctgatgtaacaagtacatcaggtgttataggaagtgttcctggttccAGCTGACCTTATTTttcagcctaacaatcctttaacggatgtgaaaatataaattgatcatgtgttatgtgtatgccaggttaaagagatgcgttttttggtctagatttaaactgacagagtgtgtctgcttcctgaacaatgctagtaagattgttccaaagtttaggtgacaaattattatttattaagtgagcagggcaaccacccagtagatcgttacaataatctagccttgaggtcatgaatgaATGACCTAACTcttccgcatttgtcattgagagcatatgtcgtagtttagatatatttttaagatggaagaatgcagtttacaaatgctagaaatgtggctttcaaatgaaagattggtatcaaagagcacacccgggttcctaactgacaacgaagacttaacagagcagccatcaagtgttagacagtattctagatTATTACATGCGGCGGTTTTTGGtgcaataattagaatctctgttttttctgaatttagtagtaggaaattactagtcatccacttttttatatcagttatacattctgttaattttgtgaattatgTTTCATCaaggcgcgaagaaatatagagctgagtatcatcagcgtaacagtgaaaactaacgccatgcttcctaatgatatctcccaagggtagcatgtacaagGTGAAAAGCAacagtcctagtactgagccttgctgAATTCCACACTGAACTTGTGATGGGtgtgacatctcttcgtttactaccataaactgataacggtcagataagtatgagtTGAACCATGCcgatgcaattccactaatgccaacatgaTTGtcgagtctattcaaaagaatgttgtggtcgatagtgtcaaaagcagcactaagatccagtaacactaatagagagatacaactaCGATTCggtgataagagcaaatcatttaaCTCTAATGacagcagtctcagtactatggtacggtttAAATCCTGATTGTAAATCCTcgcagataccatttctttctaaaaagaaaCATAGTtgcgatgatactgccttttctagtatttttgacagaaaaggtagattcgagattggcctgtaattgactaattctctaagatttagttgtgttttttaatgagaggtttaataatagccagcttaaaagttttcggtatgTATTCTActgacaaagatgaattaatgatttTAAGAAGAGGagctatgacctctggaagcatctctttcagtaGCTTAGACGGTATAGGGACTAAcctacatgttgttgattttgatgttttaatgagtttagacaattcttcctctcctatagcaacgaatgaatggaatttttcctcaggcacactacaatgcactgtctgacgtgATACTGGTTATagttttctctctaatattataaatcttgcaagtaaagaagttcataaagtcattactgctgtgctgtttggaaacatcataagttgaagctttatttctcattaatttagccactgtatcaaataaatacctagggttgtgtttgttttcttctaagagatttgaaaaataagtagatctagcagtttttaaggcctttctgtatgtaaaaatgctttctttccacgaaatgcgaaaaacctctagttttgttttcttccagctgcactccatttttctggctgctctcttaagggcccgattgtgctcattgtaccacggcattgaataatttccttaatcttctttaagcgcaaaggagcaactgagtctaatgtgctggaaaggagaaagtcaatagtttctgttcTTCTAAGTTATCTGGTATGTTAAGGAGATGAAACTGAttaggaagattatttataaagcaaacttcagtggtagaagtgatagttctaccatattttTGGCAGGGAGGCggttttgcagccttggctaaatgtagCATACACAAGACTAGAATTTAAATGCAGAAT
Coding sequences:
- the LOC127502415 gene encoding trace amine-associated receptor 13c-like is translated as MHLKAVNLSDGCQEYFCPERSVSLSVYVIQYVAATAASLLTVCGNLLVIISVSHFKQLHTPANILILSLAVSDLLVGGFVMPLHLPWLIESCWTSGPVMCLVFDFVNFHVTSVSIHTVTLIAVDRFLALSYPFFYSEKISPTVICIATLFNWLFLLFYNFTLLFINGNFTDVTCPGKCVYIVDKVSFLIDLLVVFLVPCTLIIILYTHVFVIVKKHATAIRSLNVHNSTSKNRVSDKSERKAAILLGILVFLFLLCLLPYYICSLVIPYSNANYFFVRDVAAIFFLLNSTINPIIYALFFPWFQKSLKLIFTFKVFNKNSSLMNVM